CTGTACGGCGCCAGGACCATGCCACGATAACCCAGCGACAAGAAACTGGGACAATACGAGTCTGCGCATtgcgaggggaggaggaggaggtgggactgCGCTGCGGCTGCACCACAATGTGAAGGGAGGctctgaggagagaaaacatgaaGCGCAAGAGCGAGAGGAGACGAGGCGAGTCGAGGAAGAAGCGCTGCGCCGCTCACCGCGGCTCAGAGGCGGGGCCGAACTCCGACTTGAACATGGAGATTACAGGTAAACGGCCGTGCACGAACTTGTCAGATGTGCACGGGTGCACGTAGCGGCCGGTGCACGCGCAATACTGCATTCCAAACAAGTAAGGGTGCGTGAAAGTCTGATTTCTTGCAGGTTTTGTTATAATATGGCGACATCTTGTGTCCCCATCcaacgtgtgcgtgtgtgtgtgggggggggggggggtatgcgTCGATTAAGCTTTTAAAATCTGTGCTCtgcaatagtttcattttagaGGAGGGGATTACACCAGACATGATGTTTTATAATCGTTCTTGAGTTATGCATGTGCACAGAAGTCGATCGGTGCATTCATTACATAAACACCATTGTTATTGTCGTTATTATTGTCGTTTAAAGTTAATTATTTCACCTCCTGCGGCGTCTTCCTGCTTCTTCTGGAGGAAGCTCAGGTCTGAGGGAGGGGCTAGGGGGGTAATCACGCCTCTGATTGGCCGAGGGATCGTCTTAGCAACCGTTTGGGCAACGTTCCCGCGGCCTATCGCGTGTCTCGCGTGCAGAACTTTAAACAAGAACGGGGCGCGACCGACAGTACGCTCCTCCAATCGCGCCGCGCTCCACATCTCCCGCAGCCAATAGCGTCCCGCGGACCAGCGGGGGCGGAGTCGAGCCGAGGTCATTTTTTAGCAGTGTGCgcacttcttctcctctcctcctcaactTTCCCCTCTTTCACGGCGACGCCTCCTGAACCACGGCCGTTCTTACGTTCAACTTTTCAAATAACTTCTCTAGATCTTCCCGCACGTTACCCGCGTGAGTTTTCCGTACTATGCTCAAGTCGCGGTGAGTAGAACCAGCGTTTCTCTTCCGAACGTCATGTTTAAATCTGCGGGAAAGATGACTGCGGACGAGGTTTCGCCGAGATGCGTCGAGTTCGTCAGTGGTAAGAGCTAAATACTCAGCAGAAGTACTTGTACACACGTTGGGAATAGTattttgtgtggggggggggggggaagtactaacagaagtgtgtgtgcatgaccaAAGGAAGTAAGTTGCTCTTtatctgacccccccccccccccccccccccttcctccttcaGATCAACTGTACTTCGCCATACTCCATCAGAAGATCAAGAGCACCGCAGAGAGACACTGCTTCTGCATAGACGAGGAGTTGGCGTATGAGAAGTGAGTTGCAGGGTTTGATTCCCAACTTTGCATTTTGAACAGATTGCGAGGTTGAGTGGTTttctcatgccccccccccacccacccacccccacctATGCACTGCAATGAAAGGCGATGCCAAAACAACTCCTGTTATCACTGCAGCTCTCTGAGAGACACCGATCTGCACCACCACTGCTGCCACTTGCACACGACTCCTTCAAACTAATTTGTCCATAACTGCCTTTAACATATGGATTTTGTGTAATTGTAAGTTTAAAACTATGTAATACACGAGAGGATCCAGGGGGTGGGGCCAGGCAGGGCACTGGCCTCAGCtcaaatctgattggcccctgaagtggtTCTGTCAGCATTTAACAAACCAGGGACTTCTCTGAATGGAATAAAAGGCGATGCTAATTCCTTCTGGTATCAATGTTGCTGTGTAAAAGACACCACCACTGCTTCAACTTGCACATGACTACTTCAAACTTATGTGATTTTAATTTTTGAATTGGGAAGGCCACTGACTATCTCGGGTTGCCCGACAAAAACAAAAGTCCATAACCGAATTTCATgtatggatgtttttaaaacataaatgtgCACCTTGCTTAAATCAGTTGGAAGTATCATTTATTTTCGGAATGTCGGCTATTTCAGGGGCACTGTTCTTTTtactatattttttttaatcaaaataaaagcacattgcTACAGTGCCAGTTTCCGAgcttggggggtgggggggggggtcgatctGCTTCAATGGGCTGTTGTTCGGGGAGGACATGACTGACCTTTCccagccatttttttttctgccagtGGTAGAAAAATAGACTCCTTGTCTTCACAGCCTTTGTGCTGTGTTCTCATTGAGCCACTCCTGCATCGAAATGCTTCCAAATATAGTCTTTAATCTGtaagtgttttttattgtgtcaGTCTGATGTAGTTGATTCTGTCAAATGAAACTCAGCCGGTTGCATAAATAGCTTCCCTGACACactccttctttttctcctttgtcactctctccctcagctTCTATGCGGACTTTGGTCCCCTTAACCTGGCCATGTTTTTATCGCTTCTGCTGCAAGCTGACAAAGAAGCTCAAGGTAAAGTAAATCGCTGCTCCTAATTGCACTTCCTGGAATGGGACGCAAATTCAAGGTCCATCTATAGCTGTTCAAACAGAATTAAGCAGGGTTATAGTCGTTTTATGTGCCAATTAGCAGGACATGTCAACTTTTCACAGTTCAGTTCATGTCCTGAATAATCCTTGTGGTCCGTTATGCTATTGTTCCTCTGTGTTGTGGCAGTTTGTGTGGATTTGGCACATGATGTTGGTGCTGGAGGCTGTTGGGCACAGATTTAAGCAGCTGAGGTTTGGATTCGGAGGATTCAGCATCTCTGCACTAAAACTTAATTGTCTCCCATGGGGATGCCCAGCCTAGCTTTTTCTTTgcttatataaatacagttgaCTGATATTCTCCGCACCATGTAGTGCTGTAAATGGGAAAACATTTCAATTCATAAGTCACATTTTCATCCAGTGGTGTGGATTGCCTTCCCATTGCAGCTGTTCAGCcccaaaatacaatattttatgTTACATAGCAGAGGTTGGAAAATACAGGTCGACACGCTCATGTAATATCTATTTATAAGTTTGTTTACTCTTTTGTCACACCAATAAATAATCTCATGTTTGCTCATGTTGTTTGTAATTAATGTTGTTTCACAGTCTATTACGCTGTCAAGGAAGAAGATCATATTTTATACATGTGGAGACCAGAAAAAACAGGCCAATGCTGCTTATCTAATAGGCTCATATGCCAGTAAGTAGTGTACAAACCCAGGTTTCATATCTGTGAAATTACATTACGTCAACATTTAATACAAGCCGCACTGGCTGATTAGACAATTGTGTTTGAAGGTAATGCACCTAAACATGATGCCAGAGGACGCCTACAGTCTGCTGGTTGCGAGGAATTCAACGTACCTCCCATTCAGGTAACAACTGATTCGAGGCATCTAGGAATGAGCCACAACTGCAGCTTAGGACTTTGTTTACATTGTCAcccttttagttttttaaaggcTGTTTCAAAGACGAGCAGGGTTTGTGTCAAAAATGCAAAATTAGCCCGATTTGTTTAAATTGCAAATTTAGCTTTGGACTTTAGCATccatggaaaaaaacaagcttACCATTATTACATACGGATTTTGAGTAAAAGTCGTTTACAGTAAAACTAAGTTGTTACAATTTTAAAGATTTGTTAGAAATAATTCCTATGCCTAGTCCTATTTGGAAATGTTCTAACTTGAAAAATATTACATTCAGAACAAATTAgcaatgtgttttttccccatatTGTTAAGTGCAAATCGAAAATAAGACTTCAAGATTACAAGGTATTAAAGGCTCAAGGGCCCTGGTGCCATTTTACGATCACTGTTACTATACAGTGcttaaagaaaaatatgaaaagcaATAGAGCAAGACTCGTGATGAAGATGGAAAGCAGTTGAGACCATCAGCCGTGAGGACAGCGGTCTGCATTCAAATTCAAAGGGGAAAATAGATAATTTCCTCTGACAAAAAGACTGTCCGTGTAATTGTTTCACAGAGACGCTTCATTTGGAAGCTGCATGTACAACCTGAACATCCTGGATTGCCTCCGTGCCGTTCAGAAGGTACGTCAGCGTTAGATTTACTctatttatttcttctttcttgCTGTGTCATGCACATAATGAAATTAACTCCCTCCTAACCGCCTGTCAGGCTCTGCAGTACGGCTGGCTGGACTTCTCCAACTTCGATGTGGAGGAATATGAGCACTATGAGAGGGCAGAAAATGGAGACTTGAACTGGATCATTCCAGGGAAGTTCCTTGCATTCAGCGGACCTCATCCAAAAAGCAAAATAGAAAATGGTAATCGAAAAGTCCAGCACAGATTTGTTTCTGGCTTTTTTTAAACACCTCTTAAACTCACTAGAATGTTTTGCTCTCTTACCTCAGGGTATCCTCTGCATGCTCCCGAGGCCTACATGCCTTacttcagaaaacacaacatcaccGCCATCATCCGCCTCAACAAGAAGATGTACGATGCCAGGCGTTTTACGGATTCAGGCTTTGAACACCACGACCTGTTCTTCGTGGACGGGAGTACACCCAACGACAGCATCGTCCGGAAGTTCCTCAACATCTGTGAGAACGCAGAAGGAGCGATAGCGGTCCACTGCAAAGGTAAAAACTTCTGACCTGCATTAACACTTCTTGTACTACACATATGAATCTGAATTAATGATGTTATAATGCCTTATCCCTTATTTTTACTTTCAGCTGGTCTGGGGAGGACTGGTACCCTGATTGGCTGCTATATGATGAAACATTACGGCCTGACTGCTGCAGAGGCCATTGCCTGGATACGGATCTGCCGGCCAGGGTCCGTTATCGGGCCTCAGCAGAACTTTGTGGAAGAGTAGGTGTCCACTTAAgcaggatttaaaaaagatcACCGATTTAGAATAGGGGAAGGAAGTGCAGTAGTTGACCCTGTCTCCTCAAAGCGAGTAGGTTCCTGGTTTGAACCTCAGTTTGCTCATgccctttctgtgtgtgtgccttttctccctgtgtctggaTGGGGTCTCTGTGGGTAGTCCGTCTTCCATGGTTATTTGTCTTTGAATCACAGCCCTGCGATACACTATAAAGTTATCCAGGGTCTTACATTAACATTAAGAATGTAACTTCCTTTAGATTTATTAATTTTGACAGTTTAACAGTCTTAAATTCAACTTATCTGCTCAATCAGAACAGTGTTGGTGTGGTTCGATTGATGGAGCTGGCAGAATAAACATTAGCACACCTGTTGCCTTAAAATGTTGTTACACTGGTTGGGGCAAGGTCCCATTGTAAAACAGGGTGTGAATGTAAGAGTAGATATGAATTAAAACCGGTGGTGTTAAAGTACCGCAGGTTAATTTTGTGGTTTCTTGCACTGTTGTGCCTCAGGAAGCAGAACAACTTATGGGCTGAGGGAGACGTTTTCCGAGAGAAGATGCTCAATGAACGAGAGAACGGCAAAGTGGCTGTCACAAGGATCCTGTCCGGAGTGGACGACATAACCATCAACGGCAGCAACAAAAACAGGGCAACCAAGAAAGAAGAAATGGATCTGGTGAGTTCTTGAATGATGCTCCAGGAATGTtttcatgaatgaaaaaaaaaacaatgttccATGAGGGCACTCCTTATGTCTATTTATCACTTTGTTTTACAGtataatgatgatgaggagaGGAATGGCCTCACGCAGGGTGATAAACTGCGAGCACTGAAGAGCAAGAGGCAGGCCCGGTCGTCATCAGGCTCACTCACGTAAGTACCCTGGCAGCGAGTGGCCTCAGTCCCTCGGATCATTACATATGTAATTCAAATCCTTTATGACTTATGATTTGGGAGAATTAGGATTTGATAATGACCAAGATGTGACCATGCTTAGTCAAGGTAGTCTGTTGTAGTTTTAGGACGGGTTTTAGTCATCTGTTAATGCTGATCCTTTCTCACACCACGGCAGTTTCATCCAAATATCATTTATCTAGGAGTTGGAGAACCAGGCAGTATCCTCGTGATATTTCAATAACTCTGTTTTTTGTGTCCTCTGGGGTACATGCCATCACATGCAGATCAAGTCTAATGTAAATTATTCAGTTTTCATCTAAAATCAGTGAGTGATGAGGATGAACGAGAAGTCGAGGAGGAATAGTTCACATATGAAGACGAGGAGTAAgtgacacagttgtttggccgATTGGATCAGAGTTATCAGATACACAATCTTCCAAAAATGTTGTAGAGGGCTGGATTTATAAAGGCACAAAAGATGTGGAATGTAACAGATACAACCCATGAATTAGTTTGACTGAGCAGCTGTTCATaagtaaatgttcttctttAGTCCAAAGGTCAAAACTATAtctctgaggagaggagggtaAAATCAATGTAGAGCTTGCTAGTCACGGGTTTATTATGTCACATTGGCCTTAAGGTAAATGGGCCACTCGTGTAAGCTTTACTaaatactttttacattttaaaattttGATTGCCTTACTTTGACCAAAAATAGTGCAGGTGTATTACAACTGTTGTGGACTAGAGTGACTCAAGAGCCACATAACAAAGCTCCCAGACAGACACAATACAATTCAGGTAGGAGTTTAGGCTTTAAAAAACTAGAATATGACATAGTATGTCCTAAATACATTAGATTAGGTCTTGATTTTGTTAAGCTTCATTCAAAGCAACTTCCTTCAGTAAATTGGTTACTTTTTCAAGATAATTGTTTTGGCAGAATCCATATGTACAGTGTATAATGTCAATTATAGGGtagtatttataaataaatctggGACTCTGATCTTCTTTTATATCTGTAATACTTGACATGGGTTTTAAATTTAACAGTTAACCCTTAAATTCCATTTGTGTAAACCAGCAGACCACTGTGACATATTATAAACACTTCATTAAGCCTTTGTCAACTTCATCATTTAGATTTGTTTATCTCACACATTTATGTGTAACAAGCATATGAGGGTGGCTGTGCAACTGTAACATGTGACTAGCCAGCTCTTTAGAAACACTGTGTTATAGCAGTAAAGGGCTAATGCCCCACACTGATCGAAACAGGAAGAACCCTTATAGATTTATGTTGCCTCCCTGTCTAAAATAGATTCCACATCATTTGTGCTAATGTAAATGAAGCCATGGAAGGTTGTTTGTGAGCCCGGCTGAGGATGGTTGACTGGCCTCTGCCAATATATCCCAATGGCTTTGGCTTGTGTTGTCCCATGTCAGGCAGGTAGTATTCTGCTGCAGCCTCATGGGCACGGGGTGGCCGATGTGTTGCCTGCCGTtcaaaagatagagagagaggcagagagaaagtgggggagaggaaaaacagagagaggctgGGAGGTTTTGTATAACGGAGGTAAGTGCACATCACTTCCTTTCTAGCTGACATCCTCTTCCTGTAGAGACGGTGGCTATGGCAGCGAATGGTATGGTTATTACAGTATGGCTGATTTGaagttgttctgttttttttatttttttcctttctgatgACGACGGTGTGAAGTGGATATGCATTTAGTGGATGCATTACATCACCCGTCATTGCCTCATGGACACACTGAGCTGATCTGCTTTGATAGAAAGGCTTTTCCTCTCAGTCACACTAAAGGTCTCATGTAGAGCCGGCTGTACTTGTTAAAAATAACAGTACCAGTGATTCAGCTAATCACAGATTTACATGAGATCTGGATTAGTTGAATTCAAGGTTTCTAGTGCATGGCTTGCACTACTGACTTGACAATTCTCTAGAGCAAAAACTAGTAAAGGTCTTCGTTAGGATTTGAAGGTACAGTATTAGTTTATGTTTAGTAAAGTAGCTAAGTTGCTGAATCATaggaggctacatccacactgctATGTCAATGGTCACGTGATGTGCATTTTATATGATATGTTGGTATTACTGAAACGGATCTAAAACGCTCATGTAGATGGCGAttagtttagttttaaaaccaaaagaagtcgtatggatgtagcctaagtTGTAGATGTTTTTGAGAATGGTGAGTAGTACTTTTGTGTCATCTTTCCTGAGGTACTTTTATGAGATAAATTGtcagctttaaattaaattgCTGGGAAGGTAAATGACTCCTGATTCTCATTCTGTTGTACAGGATTATACTATTTTCAGGCCGTACGCGTTATCAGTGTCTGGGCTGTTAGACATACATCCAACCTGCAGCTGAACTTCTCCATCTGGCTCCACTGTTTGTTTTACTCTGTAACACTGAGCTGCATGTTGTATTCCAGtgagaaacacaacaacttCTCTTCACCCTGTCTGCCTTTTTCGTGCATGGCAGTAGGCATGAAACCCTGTGACATGCACGCATGGACATGCTTCTGTGTtcgatctgtgtttgtgtctaaagTAATTAATGTCGGACCGGGTTCATTGTTAAAGGCCTgttgtttctcctctgctttatgTGACTGGATCAGCAACCCACCAGAGCCTTGTTTACTGCTTCAGGATCTCTGCCAGCATCTTTTTAAATTCCAGTGATTAgagatattattataattattatagatCTATTTATGTAAATGAGGGCAGAACATTTAGcgaatttgttttctttgatcAAGTCTAACTTTGctgtctgttcttttttttttatagtttagtttttttttaaatgttttactataGATTGTATGTGATTCTAAATCTACTATCAGTATCATCTATCCCACAGCCAGTAAAGTTTATTGTCAGCTGAGCAGTAAAACCACCTTGCACACTGTtaagtttttttattggttctTGTATAAAATTGAATGTCAGCCTGTAAGATTTAGAAGCTTTATTTAAATCGTTCTACTTCACAATCTCCACATTGGTCAGATTAGTATGAGGCAAACTGCAAACCCatcagagaaagggaagaacAAAAACTTGCAGACTGGCACTGCTGGATTCAAGGCTCTGTGAATGGTATTTAATCTGATCCAGTCCCAGTGGAAAAGCAGAACATCACAGGCTTTGTGTCCTACCCGGacgtctcttgtctctctttccttttttttttcctccctttttccatTTTGCTCTTGTTATTGGATTTGTCCTCCTTTCAGATGGCTGGTAGCCATGCTGCTCTCCTCCCTGTGTAGCCTTGCCCTGTGGTGGATTGTGTATGGCTTCCCTTCTTCCATCCTGCATTTCTGTATAGAGGGGTTAGGATTTCAATGAGTTCCACTGCCCGTCTGCCCCCTCAAAAACCTGTCCTGCCCCCCACGTTCTGGAGCTCTAACTGAAAATGCTGTAAGTGAGcccccctgtctctcctcaATCCCCAACCCCCAAAtcagaaagttgttttttaaatcatcctCTCTTTACTTAATCCTTTGAGAGCACAGTACATTTTGagcctgtttaaaaaaaaaaatcagaaagAGGCTCTTGTCTTGTCCTTGATTCCATTGATTATGGcacattattattttacacCATAGTCCCTCATTAAACATCACGCTTTGCTGTTTTTGTTGAATGCACAGTCAAAATCCAGAAGCCCTCAAACAGTTAAGCCGATATAAATAACTGTATTTAAGAAAAGACCAATCTGGGCCCTCTAAAAGTGCCACCTGCTGGCATTTTCTAGTAGTCACCTGGCTTTACTAATCCTACTTGGCTGCTAATGCTGCAGTAATGATCTGTGCCCAAGTCTAAatctatacattttaaaagccTTCGCGCTCATCTCCATACAGAatgtccctcctctccctccactttgtcttctcctgtctctctctcctttttaaattgcatttttaCCGTGGTATTACTTCTCTTTTTTCACAGACAGGAGGAGAATAAGATTCACACCCGGTCGTCATCGCAGTCCCTGAGGTAAAGTTTGCAGTCAGTGATCACACGGACGAGAGGAAAAACATGGCTGAGATTAATACTGACAATCCGCTCTCTCGTCTGCAGCATGTCCATCTTACAGGCCAGTGGTCAGGGCTGTAAGACCAACCCCATGGCTCTGTCCGACCAATCAGACAGCAGGAAGAGAACCAGAACCTCCCTGCCAGCCAACAGTGTAGGGGGAAGGTAAGTCGCTGGATTTCACACAGAGCATTCATTTACTAGAGTGACAGCCCTGATAGAATAATGAGAACAGCATAAAAACCATACATGGACAGAGTTACCCAGCCTATAAGAAATGTAAAGCTTTTCTAGAGCTCGACCAATATAACGGTAGGCTGGAAAAAATGCTTTCATGTTTTTaacttgtatttaaaaaatgtggtttGGATAATATAATGATTTTGCTATTTTCCTAAGTTATTCATAATAAAGTttgtggttaaactgtaaaatatcaaacctcaattacatttctttgtcataagagtTTAATTAAGACATCTTAAAAATCATTGCCTGTTTTTGGCTGATATCAGAATTTTTACTCCTTAATTTCGGCATCAGCCTCCAAAAATCCAAATTGGTCGGGCTCTACTTTATTTTCATCACTGCAGTTGTTTACGCATTATGAGGTGACACGTGTAGTTTGAGAATTTTTCAATATTTACATTAACAGAGTTTTAAACATCGTTGTTTTATACATGTTTATATTGGGGGAAATGATTAAACCCTGTGTTAGACATGAGTTGTACTTAAATAATGCATGTTATCAATTTCTTTATTATAAAGAACAATGTTGTGATGacgcaaaaaaacaaatacattacgtttttgttctgtgtgattattattttttcatattcttCTTATTATTGGAAGTAGTTGTAGTATGTGGAGTTGACACAGTTGAAAAGCAACCCAGAGGCTATGAGCCACTTGTGGAGCGATGTGGAGAAAATTAACAGCTTCCCCTCTCTCTGCCAGCTCCCTGTGCCACACCAGACTGGTCAGGTCCCTAGGCAACTTGCATGTAGTGGCTGGCGACAGGGACCCAATGTGTTGTGAGCCATGCGGCAGCCATAGAGACGCAGCCAGTGCCACAGCCAACACAGGCACTTTCATCAACTTAAACATGGCACAGGTCCACCTGCAGGCAAGCTCCCGCAGACCCCACTCTGAGCCATTTGGACACTGACAtttgcacacaaacagaaacacatttttaaaaatgtagttttttatGAAACAGGAAAAATGAATGTTTACTATCTGGTTTTAGCAGCTTTGGGATGATcagagttaaaaaagaaaaaactgataaTTGATACTCTGTAAATTCAACCAAAATCCAGAGGCtcagcactctctctctccttaatGTTCATGACAGAGATTGTCATAATCACTTAATGTACTTAGGCTGGGATGCATCAGCAGTGACTAAATGTTTAGACAAAATCAAATTGTGAAGTTACAAACTATCTTCAATCAGATGCTTTATCAAGTTAGGATAAACTaacttaatttgatttagagcGTTTTCTAACTGATCTGACAGTTCAGACTTTCCTAGAaagataaaaatgatttaacttGTCTCAATTacttaaatacacatttcattggatttttattgttttagtaAGTTT
The genomic region above belongs to Pleuronectes platessa chromosome 4, fPlePla1.1, whole genome shotgun sequence and contains:
- the cdc14b gene encoding LOW QUALITY PROTEIN: dual specificity protein phosphatase CDC14B (The sequence of the model RefSeq protein was modified relative to this genomic sequence to represent the inferred CDS: deleted 1 base in 1 codon), which codes for MKRKSERRRGESRKKRCAAHRGSEAGPNSDLNMEITDQLYFAILHQKIKSTAERHCFCIDEELAYENFYADFGPLNLAMFYRFCCKLTKKLKSITLSRKKIIFYTCGDQKKQANAAYLIGSYASKQLCLKVMHLNMMPEDAYSLLVARNSTYLPFRDASFGSCMYNLNILDCLRAVQKALQYGWLDFSNFDVEEYEHYERAENGDLNWIIPGKFLAFSGPHPKSKIENGYPLHAPEAYMPYFRKHNITAIIRLNKKMYDARRFTDSGFEHHDLFFVDGSTPNDSIVRKFLNICENAEGAIAVHCKAGLGRTGTLIGCYMMKHYGLTAAEAIAWIRICRPGSVIGPQQNFVEEKQNNLWAEGDVFREKMLNERENGKVAVTRILSGVDDITINGSNKNRATKKEEMDLYNDDEERNGLTQGDKLRALKSKRQARSSSGSLTQEENKIHTRSSSQSLSMSILQASGQGCKTNPMALSDQSDSRKRTRTSLPANSVGGSSLCHTRLVRSLGNLHVVAGDRDPMCCEPCGSHRDAASATANTGTFINLNMAQVHLQSLHTQS